A single region of the Lotus japonicus ecotype B-129 chromosome 4, LjGifu_v1.2 genome encodes:
- the LOC130710796 gene encoding agamous-like MADS-box protein AGL29, with protein MVTFSKRKSGLFKKAFELSILCGIQIAIILFSHGGKPFSFGNPSVETVANMFLYQNEDDQEDVGEPSQNNEVYQLNQQVEDLKNQFQVAKEKGEVLSNGMKSKDPLGKDHAPNLEELQKMKASLKELGGYMKVKINNMDLEAATTLLELANQDMF; from the coding sequence ATGGTCACTTTCTCCAAGCGCAAGAGTGGCCTTTTTAAAAAAGCATTTGAGTTGTCAATTTTGTGTGGTATTCAAATTGCTATTATTCTATTCTCCCATGGTGGTAAACCTTTCAGCTTTGGCAATCCAAGTGTAGAGACCGTGGCTAACATGTTTCTTTACCAAAATGAAGATGATCAAGAGGATGTGGGTGAGCCATCACAAAATAATGAGGTTTACCAACTCAACCAGCAGGTTGAGGATTTGAAGAACCAATTCCAAGTGGCCAAGGAGAAAGGAGAGGTGCTTTCTAATGGTATGAAAAGCAAGGATCCCCTTGGAAAAGATCATGCCCCTAATTTAGAGGAGCTTCAGAAAATGAAGGCGTCATTAAAAGAGTTAGGTGGTTACATGAAAGTTAAGATCAATAACATGGACTTGGAGGCAGCAACAACATTACTTGAACTTGCAAATCAAGACATGTTTTAA
- the LOC130710803 gene encoding agamous-like MADS-box protein AGL29 encodes MVTFSKRKSGLFKKAFELSILCGIQIVIILFSHGGNPFSFGNPSVETVANRFLYQNEDDQDDVGEPSQNNEVYQLNQQVEELKNQFQVAKEKGDVLSNGVKNKDPLGKDHAPNLEELQKMKASLKELGGYMKVKINNMDLEAATTLLELANQDMF; translated from the coding sequence ATGGTCACTTTCTCCAAGCGCAAGAGTGGCCTTTTTAAAAAAGCATTTGAGTTGTCAATTTTGTGTGGTATTCAGATTGTTATTATTCTATTCTCCCATGGTGGTAACCCTTTCAGTTTTGGCAATCCAAGTGTAGAGACTGTGGCCAATAGGTTTCTTTACCAAAATGAAGATGATCAAGACGATGTGGGTGAGCCATCACAAAATAATGAGGTTTACCAACTCAACCAGCAGGTTGAGGAATTGAAGAACCAATTCCAAGTGGCCAAGGAGAAAGGAGACGTACTTTCCAATGGTGTGAAAAACAAGGATCCCCTTGGAAAAGATCATGCTCCTAATTTAGAGGAGCTTCAGAAAATGAAGGCTTCATTAAAAGAGCTAGGTGGTTACATGAAAGTTAAGATCAATAACATGGACTTGGAGGCAGCAACAACATTACTTGAACTTGCAAATCAAGACATGTTTTAA